Proteins from a genomic interval of Streptomyces sp. Tu6071:
- the cobT gene encoding nicotinate-nucleotide--dimethylbenzimidazole phosphoribosyltransferase, giving the protein MTDTGKGPAEGQPQAAAQPGPYPYQGYAAAPAEDDDLLFMPGAQGAWTEAQPVLAQPVQAAYQGPGTEQSAQGSYGAGLPGAEVAGGYAEAAPVAEAVARTVPVAPLPKPAPVPPVPVAVPVAPLEQPLQDAVAPTPELDGQGYAEGFAAPAFEAQAVEVPAAEAAVEDQAAQGPADAAQVAEGQETPAVADAPAQPHAPEPHETDGRDSGAVDLSAVRATATPARAQTPQRRPLHMGPALPDPRNSPVRTLADRGPAAPRPEYATTHSGTGWTTVPAQPPAPAPVAPDVTEWQPAAGTAPAPETDEAVRVAPAVEPQEVPAEAPEAAAVAEAEQVAEAEQAAAPEAVAEPDALAEPAPDAEAEAVPVPEAAAAAAGPDAVVEEAGEAEQAAEPTPEAEPAPLAAEPPVAETPAEAPAEPEPVVTIPAQQAGPVAPAEASEPAGAPVSGEAPVTAGTPVPGEAAAPVEAPDAPAPADASAPAERPAAEQPAPAEQPAAAEPEPVAAPEESVALPEPPVAEPAAEETPAAHVMTPPAPLPHLPGTPVGAAHWPSPAGAVGEQDPEDVPEVAQDEQSPSDGATAPEAGTTEAAAPEATAPEAAAPDGTAPIEAAPATEPPADSPAPSGAASAPVPPQAPAGPPAPGYDEAEREAVLRVMRERRDIRNGFRSDPIPHEVLLRVLEAAHTAPSVGHSQPWDFVVIRSEETRRAMHELAEKQRDAYAASLPKGRAKQFRELKIEAILDTPVNIVVTADPTRGGRHTLGRHTQPQMAPYSSALAVENLWLAARAEGLGVGWVSFFDEREMVRALGLPEHLEVVAYLCVGYVDEFPDEPELMQAGWSKRRPLSWVVHEETYGRRVLPGAEPADLLTETVRRIRPLDAKALGEAWERQKRMTKPPGALGMLEIISAQLSGLSRTSPPPIPEPAAVAIFAGDHGVHAQGVTAWPQEVTAQMVANFLGGGAVCNAFAKQVGAEVCVVDVGVAAELPPTPGLLPRKVRAGTADMTAGPALSREDVTAAIEVGIETARDLVAAGNKALLTGEMGIANTTASAALISVFTGTDPAEVTGRGTGINDEMHAHKIDVIRRALDLHRPDPADPVGVLAAVGGLEHAAMAGLLLGGASLRTPVILDGVSAGAAALVARAIAPEVLAACIAGHRSAEPGHVAALNSLGLRPLVDLDLRLGEGTGALLALPLVQSAARAMHEVATFDSAGVTEK; this is encoded by the coding sequence ATGACGGACACCGGCAAGGGCCCGGCCGAGGGGCAGCCGCAGGCTGCGGCACAGCCGGGCCCGTACCCGTACCAGGGGTACGCCGCAGCTCCGGCCGAGGACGACGACCTCCTCTTCATGCCGGGCGCGCAGGGTGCCTGGACCGAGGCGCAGCCCGTACTCGCCCAGCCGGTGCAGGCCGCCTACCAGGGGCCGGGCACCGAGCAGAGCGCGCAGGGGAGTTACGGGGCAGGGCTGCCCGGCGCCGAGGTCGCGGGCGGCTACGCCGAGGCCGCGCCCGTGGCGGAGGCGGTCGCGCGGACGGTCCCCGTGGCCCCGCTGCCGAAGCCCGCGCCGGTGCCGCCCGTACCGGTCGCCGTGCCCGTCGCCCCGCTGGAGCAGCCGCTTCAGGACGCCGTCGCGCCGACGCCGGAGCTGGACGGACAGGGCTACGCCGAGGGCTTCGCCGCACCCGCTTTCGAGGCTCAGGCCGTCGAGGTGCCCGCCGCCGAAGCGGCCGTCGAGGACCAGGCCGCCCAAGGCCCGGCCGACGCGGCCCAGGTGGCGGAGGGCCAGGAGACCCCGGCCGTCGCGGACGCCCCCGCGCAGCCGCACGCGCCGGAACCGCACGAGACGGACGGCCGCGACAGCGGCGCCGTCGACCTCTCGGCCGTCCGCGCCACGGCGACGCCCGCCCGCGCCCAGACCCCGCAGCGGCGCCCGCTCCACATGGGCCCCGCGCTCCCCGACCCGCGCAACAGCCCGGTCCGCACCCTCGCCGACCGCGGCCCCGCCGCGCCGCGCCCGGAGTACGCGACGACGCACAGCGGTACGGGATGGACGACCGTCCCGGCGCAGCCCCCCGCCCCGGCCCCGGTCGCGCCGGACGTGACGGAGTGGCAGCCCGCCGCCGGCACCGCGCCCGCCCCGGAGACGGACGAGGCCGTACGGGTCGCTCCGGCCGTGGAGCCGCAGGAGGTTCCCGCGGAGGCGCCGGAGGCGGCGGCCGTGGCCGAGGCGGAGCAGGTCGCCGAGGCGGAGCAGGCTGCCGCGCCGGAGGCCGTCGCGGAACCGGATGCCCTCGCGGAACCGGCGCCGGACGCCGAGGCCGAAGCGGTCCCGGTGCCGGAGGCGGCGGCAGCCGCTGCCGGGCCGGACGCCGTGGTCGAGGAGGCGGGCGAGGCCGAGCAGGCCGCCGAGCCGACGCCCGAGGCCGAACCGGCCCCCCTCGCCGCGGAGCCCCCAGTCGCCGAAACGCCTGCCGAAGCACCCGCCGAGCCCGAGCCGGTCGTGACGATCCCGGCCCAGCAGGCGGGCCCGGTCGCCCCTGCGGAGGCCTCGGAGCCCGCCGGGGCTCCCGTCTCCGGCGAGGCCCCGGTCACGGCCGGGACACCCGTGCCGGGCGAGGCCGCCGCGCCCGTCGAAGCGCCCGATGCCCCCGCGCCCGCCGACGCCTCCGCGCCCGCAGAACGGCCCGCCGCCGAGCAGCCCGCCCCGGCCGAGCAGCCCGCCGCTGCGGAGCCGGAGCCCGTCGCCGCCCCGGAGGAGTCCGTCGCGCTCCCCGAGCCCCCCGTGGCGGAGCCCGCCGCCGAGGAGACTCCCGCCGCGCACGTCATGACCCCGCCCGCCCCGCTGCCCCACCTCCCCGGCACCCCCGTGGGAGCCGCGCACTGGCCGAGCCCCGCCGGAGCCGTCGGCGAGCAGGACCCGGAGGACGTGCCCGAGGTCGCCCAGGACGAGCAGAGTCCGTCCGACGGGGCCACCGCGCCCGAGGCCGGAACGACCGAGGCCGCAGCGCCCGAGGCCACGGCACCCGAAGCCGCCGCGCCCGACGGGACGGCGCCCATCGAGGCCGCCCCCGCGACCGAGCCCCCGGCCGATTCCCCCGCCCCGAGCGGGGCCGCTTCCGCCCCCGTACCCCCGCAGGCCCCCGCCGGGCCCCCCGCGCCCGGCTACGACGAGGCGGAGCGCGAGGCCGTGCTGCGCGTCATGCGGGAGCGACGCGACATCCGCAACGGCTTCCGCTCCGACCCGATCCCGCACGAGGTGCTGCTGCGCGTCCTGGAGGCCGCGCACACCGCGCCGAGCGTCGGCCACTCCCAGCCCTGGGACTTCGTCGTCATCCGCTCCGAGGAGACCCGGCGCGCGATGCACGAGCTGGCCGAGAAGCAGCGTGACGCGTACGCCGCCTCGCTGCCCAAGGGCCGCGCGAAGCAGTTCCGCGAGCTGAAGATCGAGGCGATCCTCGACACGCCCGTCAACATCGTCGTCACCGCCGACCCGACGCGCGGCGGCCGGCACACCCTCGGCCGCCACACGCAGCCGCAGATGGCCCCCTACTCCTCCGCGCTCGCCGTCGAGAACCTGTGGCTCGCCGCGCGCGCCGAGGGACTCGGCGTCGGCTGGGTGAGCTTCTTCGACGAGCGCGAGATGGTGCGCGCGCTCGGCCTGCCCGAGCACCTGGAGGTCGTCGCGTACCTGTGCGTCGGGTACGTGGACGAGTTCCCCGACGAGCCCGAGCTGATGCAGGCCGGGTGGTCCAAGCGGCGCCCGCTCTCCTGGGTCGTCCACGAGGAGACGTACGGCCGCCGCGTGCTGCCGGGCGCCGAACCGGCCGACCTGCTCACCGAGACGGTGCGGCGCATCCGCCCGCTCGACGCGAAGGCGCTCGGCGAGGCGTGGGAACGGCAGAAGCGGATGACGAAGCCGCCGGGGGCGCTCGGGATGCTGGAGATCATCTCCGCGCAGCTCAGCGGCCTCTCGCGCACCTCGCCGCCGCCCATCCCCGAACCGGCCGCCGTCGCGATCTTCGCGGGCGACCACGGCGTGCACGCCCAGGGCGTCACCGCGTGGCCGCAGGAGGTGACCGCGCAGATGGTCGCCAACTTCCTCGGCGGCGGCGCGGTCTGCAACGCCTTCGCCAAGCAGGTCGGCGCCGAGGTGTGCGTCGTGGACGTCGGCGTCGCGGCCGAACTCCCGCCCACCCCGGGACTGCTGCCGCGCAAGGTGCGGGCGGGCACGGCGGACATGACGGCGGGCCCCGCGCTGAGCCGCGAGGACGTCACCGCCGCGATCGAGGTCGGCATCGAGACCGCCCGCGACCTCGTCGCGGCGGGCAACAAGGCGCTCCTGACCGGCGAGATGGGCATCGCCAACACGACCGCGTCGGCCGCCCTCATCTCCGTCTTCACCGGCACCGACCCGGCCGAGGTCACCGGGCGCGGCACCGGCATCAACGACGAGATGCACGCCCACAAGATCGACGTCATCCGTCGCGCGCTCGACCTGCACCGCCCCGATCCCGCCGACCCCGTCGGGGTGCTCGCGGCGGTCGGCGGGCTCGAACACGCGGCCATGGCGGGGCTCCTCCTCGGCGGCGCCTCGCTGCGCACCCCGGTCATCCTCGACGGCGTGAGCGCGGGAGCGGCGGCCCTCGTCGCCCGTGCGATCGCCCCCGAGGTCCTGGCCGCGTGCATCGCGGGCCACCGCAGCGCCGAACCGGGCCACGTCGCGGCCCTCAACAGCCTCGGCCTGCGGCCCCTCGTCGACCTCGACCTCCGCCTCGGCGAGGGCACGGGCGCCCTCCTCGCCCTCCCCCTCGTCCAGAGCGCGGCCCGCGCGATGCACGAGGTGGCCACCTTCGACTCGGCGGGCGTCACCGAGAAGTAG
- the cbiE gene encoding precorrin-6y C5,15-methyltransferase (decarboxylating) subunit CbiE: MADRVTVIGWDGSPLTEAARSALGAATLVAGAAHHLALPEVPHEAERIRLGSVHLAARRIALHRGSAVVLADGDPGFFGVVRALRAGEHGLEVEVVPAVSAVASAFARAGMPWEDAEIVVAHPRTLRRAVNVCRAHPKVAVLTSPGAGPAELGLLLEGVHRTFVICEELGTARERITVVTSDRAADHAWRDPNVVIVIGGNATAGGTDNGWIAGRDPAGPVRGWALPAREYGAGTPLEGESRELRAAQLARLGPRTGDLVWDIGSGTGAFAAEAARFGAAVLAVDADPDACARTTASARRFGVRVQVVHGGAPHILEDLPEPDVVRVGGGGEPVVSAVADRRPAAIVTHAGTRDEAELLGRTLAEHGYAVECALLQSVALDVGEWTETERTVVFLLSAHRPDRAP; encoded by the coding sequence ATGGCCGACCGGGTCACGGTGATCGGCTGGGACGGCTCTCCGCTGACCGAGGCGGCCCGCTCCGCGCTCGGCGCGGCGACGCTCGTGGCCGGGGCCGCCCACCACCTCGCGCTCCCCGAAGTGCCGCACGAGGCCGAGCGCATCCGGCTCGGCAGCGTCCATCTCGCCGCCCGCCGCATCGCCCTGCACCGGGGCAGCGCCGTCGTCCTCGCCGACGGCGACCCCGGCTTCTTCGGCGTCGTCCGCGCCCTGCGCGCGGGCGAACACGGCCTGGAGGTCGAGGTCGTGCCCGCCGTCTCCGCCGTCGCCTCGGCCTTCGCACGCGCCGGGATGCCCTGGGAGGACGCCGAGATCGTCGTCGCCCACCCGCGCACCCTGCGCCGCGCCGTCAACGTCTGCCGCGCCCACCCCAAGGTCGCCGTCCTCACCTCGCCGGGCGCGGGACCGGCCGAACTCGGCCTGCTCCTCGAAGGCGTGCACCGCACCTTCGTGATCTGCGAGGAACTCGGCACCGCGCGCGAACGCATCACCGTCGTCACCTCCGACCGCGCCGCCGACCACGCCTGGCGCGACCCCAACGTCGTCATCGTCATCGGCGGCAACGCCACGGCGGGCGGCACCGACAACGGCTGGATCGCCGGACGCGACCCCGCGGGCCCCGTACGCGGCTGGGCGCTCCCCGCTCGCGAGTACGGGGCGGGCACGCCCCTGGAGGGCGAGTCCCGCGAACTGCGCGCGGCCCAACTGGCCCGCCTCGGCCCCCGTACCGGCGACCTCGTGTGGGACATCGGCTCGGGGACCGGCGCCTTCGCCGCCGAGGCCGCGCGCTTCGGGGCCGCCGTGCTCGCCGTCGACGCGGACCCGGACGCCTGCGCCCGCACGACCGCCTCGGCCCGCCGCTTCGGCGTGCGGGTGCAGGTTGTGCACGGCGGCGCCCCGCACATACTCGAAGACCTCCCCGAGCCCGATGTCGTACGGGTCGGGGGCGGCGGCGAACCCGTCGTCTCGGCCGTCGCGGACCGCCGCCCGGCCGCGATCGTCACCCACGCGGGCACCCGCGACGAGGCCGAACTCCTCGGCCGCACCCTGGCGGAGCACGGCTACGCCGTCGAGTGCGCGCTGCTCCAGTCCGTCGCCCTCGATGTGGGGGAGTGGACCGAAACCGAACGTACCGTCGTGTTTCTCCTTTCCGCCCACCGTCCCGATCGCGCCCCGTGA
- a CDS encoding MetQ/NlpA family ABC transporter substrate-binding protein: protein MRNHTRRTTRIATAVTVAGALGLGLAACGSDDDSAKSGSGDSDKALVVAASPTPHADILKYVQDHLAAKEGLTLKVKEVTDYVTPNTATQDGSVDANFFQHKPYLDDFNKKNGTDLVPVTAVHLEPLGAYSHKVKSLGALKKGATVALPNDATNEARALKLLESNGLIALKSGAGDDATPSDIAKNPKDISFKELEAAQVPRSLDDVDAAVVNGNYAVETGLKPAKDALVLEKAKDNPYANLLVVKDGKENDPRVKKLAKLLHSPEVKKFIEDKYEGSVIPAF from the coding sequence GTGCGTAACCACACCCGCCGTACCACCCGTATCGCCACCGCCGTCACCGTCGCGGGGGCCCTCGGCCTCGGCCTCGCCGCCTGCGGCTCCGACGACGACTCCGCCAAGAGCGGCTCGGGCGACAGCGACAAGGCGCTCGTCGTCGCCGCGAGCCCCACCCCGCACGCGGACATCCTGAAGTACGTCCAGGACCACCTGGCCGCGAAGGAGGGGCTCACGCTCAAGGTCAAGGAGGTCACCGACTACGTGACCCCCAACACCGCGACGCAGGACGGCTCCGTCGACGCCAACTTCTTCCAGCACAAGCCGTACCTCGACGACTTCAACAAGAAGAACGGCACCGACCTCGTCCCCGTGACCGCCGTGCACCTGGAGCCGCTCGGCGCCTACTCGCACAAGGTCAAGAGCCTCGGCGCGCTGAAGAAGGGCGCGACCGTCGCGCTCCCCAACGACGCGACCAACGAGGCCCGCGCCCTCAAGCTCCTGGAGAGCAACGGGCTCATCGCGCTCAAGTCCGGCGCCGGCGACGACGCGACCCCCTCGGACATCGCGAAGAACCCGAAGGACATCTCCTTCAAGGAACTGGAGGCCGCGCAGGTCCCGCGCTCCCTCGACGACGTCGACGCCGCCGTCGTCAACGGCAACTACGCGGTCGAGACCGGCCTCAAGCCCGCGAAGGACGCCCTCGTCCTGGAGAAGGCCAAGGACAACCCGTACGCGAACCTCCTCGTCGTCAAGGACGGCAAGGAGAACGACCCGCGCGTGAAGAAGCTCGCCAAGCTCCTCCACTCGCCCGAGGTCAAGAAGTTCATCGAGGACAAGTACGAGGGCTCGGTCATCCCGGCCTTCTGA
- a CDS encoding GNAT family N-acetyltransferase encodes MTSLFPDVSLSTERLVLRPFEADDAAALADMVNDESVAAWTTLPHPFTRAHARDWIAHRAPGARLGGEGLVLAVTEFLTQRLVGLVRLGRTDWDLRATELSCVTASWARGEGYAAEVALAVSQWLFTERRFARVELRTAADNTAAQQVAQRIGCVSEGVLRGAWIARHRDHTGVLRRSRTDLIVWSLLPEDLDDDVEAPAVHEETRPGHGPVRAYADWN; translated from the coding sequence ATGACTTCCCTCTTCCCCGATGTCTCCCTCAGCACCGAGCGGTTGGTCCTGCGCCCCTTCGAAGCCGACGACGCCGCCGCCCTGGCCGACATGGTGAACGACGAGTCCGTCGCCGCCTGGACCACGCTCCCGCACCCCTTCACCCGCGCCCACGCCCGCGACTGGATCGCCCACCGCGCCCCCGGTGCCCGGCTCGGCGGCGAAGGACTCGTCCTCGCCGTCACCGAGTTCCTCACCCAGCGCCTCGTCGGCCTCGTCCGGCTCGGCCGCACCGACTGGGACCTGCGCGCCACCGAACTCTCCTGCGTCACCGCCTCCTGGGCACGCGGAGAGGGGTACGCGGCCGAGGTGGCGCTCGCCGTCTCGCAGTGGCTCTTCACCGAGCGGCGCTTCGCCCGCGTCGAACTGCGCACCGCCGCCGACAACACGGCCGCGCAGCAGGTCGCGCAGCGCATCGGTTGCGTCAGCGAGGGCGTCCTGCGCGGCGCCTGGATAGCCAGGCACCGCGACCACACCGGCGTCCTGCGCCGCAGCCGCACCGACCTCATCGTCTGGAGCCTGCTCCCCGAGGACCTCGACGACGACGTCGAGGCCCCCGCCGTGCACGAGGAGACCCGCCCCGGGCACGGTCCGGTCCGCGCCTACGCCGACTGGAACTGA
- a CDS encoding methionine ABC transporter permease yields the protein MTWSEMRPLLSQASWDTLYMVGWSTLIAVALGLPIGVLLVLTARGGLLRNAVLAKVLGQLVNIARSMPFIILMVALMGFTRWLTGTTIGREAAIVPLAIGAIPFYARLVETAVREVDHGLVEAVQSMGGTTWAVVRKVLVPESLPSLVSSATTTIVTLIGYSAMAGTVGAGGLGDIAIREGFQRFETGLMWVTVAILAVVISVIQFLGDFAARALHDRGKRRGPAPVLRLLRSRAPAQAAEVRDTADAA from the coding sequence ATGACCTGGTCCGAGATGCGACCGCTGCTCAGCCAGGCGAGCTGGGACACCCTCTACATGGTCGGCTGGTCGACGCTCATCGCCGTCGCCCTCGGGCTGCCCATCGGCGTCCTGCTCGTCCTGACCGCGCGCGGCGGGCTGCTCCGGAACGCCGTGCTCGCGAAGGTGCTGGGGCAGCTCGTCAACATCGCCCGCTCGATGCCGTTCATCATCCTCATGGTCGCCCTCATGGGCTTCACCCGCTGGCTCACCGGCACCACGATCGGCCGCGAGGCCGCGATCGTGCCGCTCGCCATCGGCGCCATCCCCTTCTACGCGCGCCTCGTCGAGACGGCGGTGCGCGAGGTCGACCACGGACTCGTCGAGGCCGTGCAGTCGATGGGCGGCACGACGTGGGCCGTCGTCCGCAAGGTCCTCGTGCCCGAGTCGCTGCCCTCGCTCGTCTCCAGCGCCACCACCACGATCGTCACGCTCATCGGCTACTCCGCGATGGCGGGCACCGTCGGCGCGGGCGGCCTCGGCGACATCGCGATCCGCGAGGGCTTCCAGCGCTTCGAGACCGGGCTGATGTGGGTGACCGTCGCGATCCTCGCCGTCGTCATCTCCGTCATCCAGTTCCTCGGCGACTTCGCGGCCCGCGCGCTCCACGACCGGGGCAAGCGCCGCGGCCCCGCCCCCGTGCTCCGCCTTCTGCGGTCCCGTGCCCCCGCGCAAGCGGCCGAGGTACGCGACACCGCCGACGCCGCCTGA
- a CDS encoding SAM-dependent methyltransferase yields MDLPRSFTIRESGHRVHNPFTEEQLALLGRAIGLRPGMRVLDLACGSGEMLCTWSRAHGVGGTGVDISTVFLAAARARADELGVADDVRFVHADASGFVAEEPVDVAACIGATWIGDGVPGTLGLLRRSLRPGGLLLVGEPYWAELPPDEETARACDVPTRDTYPPLDGLLESFGPLGYDVVEMVLAEPAGWDRYIAAQWLTTRRWLDANPRDPMAPELRAELDTAPVRHARYRRRYLGWGVFALMAR; encoded by the coding sequence CTGGATCTCCCACGTAGTTTCACCATCCGCGAGAGCGGACACCGCGTCCACAACCCGTTCACCGAGGAACAGCTCGCGCTGCTCGGCCGGGCGATCGGGCTGCGGCCCGGTATGCGGGTGCTCGATCTCGCCTGCGGTTCGGGCGAGATGCTCTGCACCTGGTCGCGCGCGCACGGCGTCGGCGGCACGGGCGTGGACATCTCCACCGTCTTCCTCGCCGCCGCACGCGCCCGCGCGGACGAACTCGGCGTCGCCGACGACGTGCGCTTCGTGCACGCCGACGCCTCCGGCTTCGTCGCCGAGGAACCGGTCGACGTCGCCGCCTGTATCGGCGCCACCTGGATCGGCGACGGCGTGCCCGGCACACTCGGCCTGCTCCGCCGCTCCCTCCGGCCCGGCGGCCTCCTCCTCGTCGGGGAGCCCTACTGGGCGGAGCTGCCGCCCGACGAGGAGACCGCGCGGGCCTGCGACGTCCCCACTCGGGACACGTACCCACCGCTCGACGGGCTCCTGGAGTCCTTCGGCCCGCTCGGCTACGACGTCGTCGAGATGGTCCTCGCCGAGCCCGCGGGCTGGGACCGGTACATCGCGGCGCAGTGGCTCACGACGCGGCGCTGGCTCGACGCGAACCCCCGGGACCCGATGGCGCCCGAGCTGCGCGCCGAACTCGACACGGCTCCGGTGCGGCACGCGCGGTACCGGCGCCGGTACCTGGGCTGGGGCGTGTTCGCACTGATGGCGCGCTGA
- a CDS encoding HAD family hydrolase, whose amino-acid sequence MKLQARALLFDNDGTLMFSLRSVRRCWTRWAVEYGVTEADFARIELHGRPSAEIVADLLPPEKVAEAARRIEDLEVADAEGTEALPGTVALLAGLPAERWAVVTSATRRLARARLSGLGLHPRTLVAADDITRGKPDPEPYLLGAAKLGFAPGDCVVFEDAPVGLRSAQAAGMRTVALTTTYPRAELTADALVPDLSAVSVQVSGDFLEIVTED is encoded by the coding sequence ATGAAGCTCCAGGCCCGCGCCCTCCTCTTCGACAACGACGGCACCCTCATGTTTTCGCTCCGCTCCGTGCGCCGCTGCTGGACCCGGTGGGCCGTCGAGTACGGGGTCACCGAGGCCGACTTCGCGCGGATCGAGCTGCACGGGCGCCCCTCGGCCGAGATCGTCGCGGACCTGCTGCCCCCGGAGAAGGTGGCGGAGGCCGCCCGGCGGATCGAGGACCTGGAGGTCGCCGACGCCGAGGGCACCGAGGCGCTGCCCGGCACCGTCGCCCTGCTCGCCGGGCTCCCGGCCGAGCGCTGGGCCGTCGTCACCTCGGCGACCCGCAGGCTCGCCCGCGCCCGCCTCTCCGGGCTCGGGCTGCACCCCCGTACGCTCGTCGCCGCCGACGACATCACGCGCGGCAAGCCGGACCCCGAGCCGTATCTGCTCGGGGCCGCGAAGCTCGGCTTCGCGCCCGGGGACTGCGTCGTCTTCGAGGACGCCCCCGTGGGGCTGCGCTCCGCCCAGGCGGCCGGGATGCGGACCGTGGCATTGACCACAACGTACCCCCGCGCGGAGCTGACCGCGGACGCCCTCGTGCCCGACCTCTCGGCGGTGTCCGTGCAGGTCAGCGGCGATTTCCTGGAGATCGTGACCGAGGACTGA
- a CDS encoding methionine ABC transporter ATP-binding protein, which translates to MITTQDLTKVYRSGGRDLTALDGVDLHVRQGEVFGVIGQSGAGKSSLIRCVNMLERPTSGTVLVDGQDLTALQGRGSRAGRELRAARSRIGMVFQHFNLLSSRTVRDNVELPLEILGHSRRARATKAGELLERVGLGDKANAYPAQLSGGQKQRVGIARALAGEPKVLLSDEATSALDPETTRSVLELLRSLNRELGLTVLLITHEMDVVKTVCDSAALMEKGRITESGTLDELLATPHSALAAALFPVSGERSGPARTVIDVTFHGDSASRPVISQLSRTYNIDISILGAAMDTVAGRQVGRMRIELPGRYEENVVPIGFLREQGLQVETVRPEAGDASFGKSAPPATSGKTEKQEAGR; encoded by the coding sequence GTGATCACCACCCAGGACCTCACCAAGGTCTACCGGTCGGGCGGCCGTGACCTCACCGCGCTCGACGGCGTCGACCTGCACGTGCGCCAGGGGGAGGTCTTCGGCGTCATCGGCCAGAGCGGCGCCGGGAAATCCTCCCTCATCCGCTGCGTCAACATGCTGGAGCGCCCCACGTCCGGCACCGTCCTCGTCGACGGCCAGGACCTCACCGCGCTCCAGGGCCGCGGCAGCCGCGCGGGCCGCGAACTGCGCGCCGCGCGCAGCCGCATCGGCATGGTCTTCCAGCACTTCAACCTGCTGTCCTCGCGCACGGTGCGGGACAACGTCGAGCTGCCGCTGGAAATCCTCGGCCACAGCCGCCGCGCGCGGGCCACGAAGGCGGGCGAGCTGCTCGAACGCGTCGGCCTCGGCGACAAGGCGAACGCCTACCCCGCGCAGCTCTCCGGCGGCCAGAAGCAGCGCGTCGGCATCGCCCGCGCCCTCGCCGGCGAGCCGAAGGTCCTCCTCTCCGACGAGGCGACCAGCGCCCTCGACCCCGAGACGACCCGCTCGGTCCTGGAACTCCTGCGCTCCCTCAACCGCGAACTCGGCCTCACCGTCCTGCTCATCACGCACGAGATGGACGTGGTCAAGACCGTCTGCGACTCGGCCGCGCTCATGGAGAAGGGGCGCATCACCGAGTCGGGGACGCTCGACGAACTCCTCGCGACACCGCACTCCGCCCTCGCCGCCGCGCTCTTCCCGGTGAGCGGCGAGCGCAGCGGCCCCGCGCGCACCGTCATCGACGTCACCTTCCACGGCGACTCGGCGAGCCGCCCGGTGATCTCGCAGCTCTCCCGTACCTACAACATCGACATCTCGATACTCGGCGCCGCGATGGACACGGTCGCGGGCCGTCAGGTCGGCCGGATGCGCATCGAACTGCCCGGACGGTACGAGGAGAACGTCGTGCCCATCGGCTTCCTGCGCGAGCAGGGACTCCAGGTCGAGACCGTGCGCCCCGAAGCCGGGGACGCGTCGTTCGGGAAGAGCGCGCCGCCCGCGACGTCCGGGAAGACCGAGAAGCAGGAGGCGGGCCGATGA